In a genomic window of Muntiacus reevesi chromosome 1, mMunRee1.1, whole genome shotgun sequence:
- the LOC136156244 gene encoding olfactory receptor 7E178-like, producing MTNKYSKMCPINLKPQNLTGVSEFPLLGLSDDPDLQLLLFGLFLSMYLVTLLENLLIILTVISDSHLHIPMYIFLSNLSLTDVSFSTTTIPKMLVNFQTHSKSITYAGCLTQLTFFSLFACLESLLLTVMAYDRLVAICHPLHYLVIMNPRLCGLLVLVSFSTSLLNSLLHYLMMSQLTFCADVEIPHFFCELSQLLNLSCSDTFINNIFIYFIGAILGGVPLSGIIYSYTRIISSILRVSSSDGKYKAFSTCGSHLSVVCLFYGTGLGVYLSSTVSSSHRRGAVASVMYTVVTPMLNPFIYSLRNKDIKSALWRIIIRKA from the exons ATGACAAACAAATACAGCAAAAT GTGTCCCATCAACCTGAAACCACAGAATCTAACAGGTGTCTCAGAATTTCCCCTTCTGGGCCTCTCAGATGATCCAGACCTGCAACTCCTCCTCTTCGGACTCTTCCTCTCCATGTACCTAGTCACTCTGCTTGagaacctgctcatcatcctgacTGTCATCTCTGATTCCCACCTCCACATCCCCATGTACATCTTCCTTTCTAACCTATCATTGACTGATGTCAGTTTcagcaccaccaccatccccaagATGCTTGTAAACTTCCAGACACACAGCAAATCCATCACCTATGCAGGCTGCCTAACTCAATtgacctttttttccctttttgcatgtTTGGAGAGTCTCCTTTtgacagtgatggcctatgaccgattGGTGGCCATTTGTCACCCTCTGCACTACCTGGTCATCATGAACCCCCGCCTCTGTGGCTTGTTGGTCCTGGTGTCATTCTCCACCAGCCTTTTGAACTCCCTGCTGCACTACTTGATGATGTCACAGCTTACCTTCTGTGCAGATGTGGAAATCCCTCATTTCTTTTGTGAACTTTCTCAACTCCTCAACCTTTCCTGTTCTGATACCTTCATCAATAACATATTCATCTATTTCATTGGTGCCATCTTGGGTGGAGTTCCACTCTCAGGGATCATTTACTCTTATACTCGAATTATATCCTCCATTCTGAGAGTCTCCTCATCAGATGGGAAGtacaaagccttctccacctgtggttCTCATCTGTcagttgtttgcttattttatggAACTGGCCTTGGGGTATATCTCAGCTCCACTGTCTCATCTTCCCACAGGAGAGGTGCAGTGGCCTcagtgatgtacactgtggtcacccCTATGCTGAACCCCTTTATCTACAGTCTAAGGAACAAGGACATCAAGAGTGCCCTGTGGAGAATTATCATCAGAAAAGCCTAA